The following are encoded in a window of Arvicanthis niloticus isolate mArvNil1 chromosome 1, mArvNil1.pat.X, whole genome shotgun sequence genomic DNA:
- the Zfta gene encoding zinc finger translocation-associated protein translates to MEPGGDHRSRSGGGRGGPGPAVASARGRRLPPTAASGGTEPKEDDGGQALQLEGGALGSWGSNPLPSSRARGPASSGRKYSDHCEARASRPGKSRIPGRDHRRYYHDHWRLEYLMDFIPSRHGMVCMVCGSSLATLKLSTIKRHIRQKHPYSLHWSPREKEVISSSWDAHLGLGACGEAESLGAQGAEEEEEDEEEEEGANLQACPPKGSGKAPAGGGCRRQRRGVRGGPVAPRRRRLAASRRAGGSRGLGARRLERRLKESLQNWFRAECLMDYDPRGNRLVCMACGRALPSLHLDDIRAHVLEVHPSSLGLSGPQRSALLQAWGDQPEALSELTQPSPDDDLVPQDLTRKSRDSAPASGAPSSQDLSPPDVKEEAGWVPERPGPAAAAEEEEEEAEEGEGEGERAGIPGRPRRGRDHRRHYQERWRLEYLMELDGCRRGLVCMVCGGALASLKMSTIKRHIRQRHPGSNSLSGPVKALIAQEWSEKAAHLLALGLPRPESPSGPAAPSTASASEEGGGAEEAEPEEEWWGDAPLSPGAPSERPAEEEEDEDDSQESGGLAFPPLPLPPPPPPPPPPPRSREQRRNYQPRWRGEYLMDYDGSRRGLVCMVCGGALATLKVSTIKRHILQVHPFSMDFTPEERQTILEAYEEAALRCYGHEGFGAPAPAPRDSGADLKPGAVCRA, encoded by the exons ATGGAGCCCGGCGGGGACCACCGGAGCCGGAGCGGCGGCGGCAGGGGCGGCCCCGGGCCCGCAGTGGCCTCGGCACGGGGTCGACGGCTGCCGCCCACGGCGGCGAGCGGCGGCACGGAGCCCAAGGAGGACGACGGCG GACAAGCTCTTCAGCTGGAAGGGGGTGCCTTGGGGTCCTGGGGGAGTAACCCCCTACCGTCCTCCAGGGCCAGGGGACCAGCATCTTCAGGCAGGAAATACTCAGATCATTGTGAGGCTCGGGCCTCGAGGCCTGGAAAGAGTCGAATCCCTGGCAGGGACCACCGGCGCTATTACCACGACCACTGGCGGCTGGAGTACCTGATGGACTTCATCCCCTCCCGGCACGGcatggtgtgtatggtgtgtggcaGCTCCCTGGCCACCCTCAAGCTCAGCACCATCAAGAGGCACATCCGCCAGAAACACCCCTACTCCCTCCACTGGAGCCCCAGGGAGAAGGAGGTCATCAGTAGCAGCTGGGACGCCCATCTGGGGCTGGGGGCCTGTGGTGAGGCCGAGAGCCTGGGGGCCCAGggggctgaggaggaggaagaagatgaagaggaggaggagggggccaACCTTCAAGCTTGCCCACCCAAGGGCTCAG GCAAAGCCCCAGCTGGTGGGGGCTGCCGGCGCCAGCGGCGAGGGGTCCGAGGGGGCCCAGTGGCACCTCGGCGCCGGCGCCTCGCAGCCTCCCGAAGGGCTGGGGGCAGCAGGGGGCTGGGGGCCCGGCGCCTGGAGCGGAGGCTGAAGGAGTCACTGCAGAACTGGTTCCGGGCTGAGTGTCTCATGGACTACGACCCACGGGGGAATCGGCTGGTGTGCATGGCCTGCGgccgggcactgcccagcctacACTTGGACGACATCCGTGCTCACGTGCTGGAGGTGCACCCCAGCTCCCTAGGGCTCAGTGGCCCCCAGCGCAGTGCCCTGCTGCAGGCCTGGGGTGACCAGCCTGAGGCTCTGTCTGAGCTCACCCAGCCCTCACCAG ACGATGACCTCGTCCCCCAGGACCTGACCAGAAAGAGCCGGGACTCCGCCCCCGCTTCTGGAGCCCCCTCCTCTCAGGATCTCAGCCCCCCAGACGTAAAGGAAGAGGCTGGCTGGGTGCCTGAGAGGCCCgggccggcggcggcggcggaggaggaggaggaggaggccgaGGAGGGCGAGGGCGAGGGCGAGAGGGCGGGCATCCCGGGCCGGCCTCGGAGAGGCCGAGACCATCGCCGCCACTACCAGGAGCGCTGGCGGCTGGAGTACCTCATGGAGCTGGACGGCTGCCGGCGCGGCCTGGTGTGCATGGTGTGCGGGGGCGCGCTGGCCTCGCTCAAGATGAGCACCATCAAGCGACACATCCGCCAGCGCCACCCCGGCTCCAACAGCCTCAGCGGGCCAGTCAAAGCCCTCATCGCCCAGGAGTGGAGCGAAAAGGCCGCACACCTGCTGGCCCTGGGGCTGCCCAGGCCGGAGTCGCCCAGCGGCCCTGCCGCCCCCAGcacagcctcagcctctgaggaggggggaggggcagaggaggcgGAGCCAGAGGAGGAGTGGTGGG GCGACGCGCCGCTGTCCCCTGGAGCTCCGTCGGAGCGACCCGccgaggaagaggaggacgaaGACGACAGCCAGGAATCCGGGGGGCTGGCCTTCCCACCGCTGCCACTGCCGCCACCGCCACCTCCGCCGCCGCCACCTCCTCGTAGTCGGGAGCAGCGGCGCAACTACCAGCCGCGCTGGCGGGGCGAGTACTTGATGGACTACGACGGCAGCCGACGCGGgctggtgtgtatggtgtgcggGGGCGCGCTGGCCACGCTCAAGGTGAGCACCATCAAGCGACACATTCTGCAGGTGCATCCGTTCTCCATGGACTTCACCCCGGAGGAGCGCCAGACCATTTTGGAGGCCTACGAGGAGGCCGCGCTGCGTTGCTACGGCCACGAGGGCTTCGGGGCACCTGCCCCGGCGCCACGAGATAGTGGCGCGGATCTCAAGCCTGGCGCGGTGTGTCGCGCGTAG